The following DNA comes from Winogradskyella sp. PG-2.
AAATATCCATAGCTATGATTTGACCTTTATTCTCCATAAGCGATGCCAAATGCAAGGTTTTACCACCTGCACCTGCACAAACATCTACAACTTTCATGCCCGATTTTACATCTAAAAAGTCTGCAACTAATTGTGATGAAGCATCTTGTACTTCGAACCAACCATTTTTGAAAGCCTCTGTTCTAAAAACGTTTGAACGCTCAACTAATTTTAAAGCAGAAGGATGGTGAGGTAAAAACTCTGTTTCAATATCTTCTGATTGTAACTTGAGTTGCAAATCTTTTTTAGTAGTTTTTAAAGTATTTACTCTTAGAATAACATCAGCTTGCTCATTTTGCTTGGCGATTTCTTTTGTCCATTCAGCTTCACCTAATTCCTTAACTCCAAGTTCGTCCATCCAATCAGGAATCGATTCTTTATACTTCCTAATTTTAGAAAGTTCATCAAAGCGTCCTTTTATTTTTCTTGATGGTGTATCGTTAAAGTATTTCCAGTCTGGTAATTTTATACCTTTAAGAGTCGCCCAAACCGCAAACAACCTCCAAAGATTATCTCTGTGATAAGGGGCTTTTACGTTTGCAATTTCTGCATATAATCTTTGATAGCGAACAATACTATAAACCGTTTCAGCCACAAAGCCTCTGTCGCGACTTCCCCATCGCTTATCGCGTTTTAATAATTGCTGAATTACTTTATCTGCGTATTCACCTTCATTAAAAATGAGGTGTAGTCCGTCAATTACGGCAAAGCATAAATTTCTGTGTAGTCGCATTTCAAAAAATATAAGCGTGCAAAGGTAAGCTAAAAGTTTAAAAGTGTGAGACTTTATTCAAAAGTGTTATCAATTAGATTTAATTGAATAGGCAAGTTTTTATCTAGATTATTTTGCTGCCAATGGATTTAGTAATTAAGATGCAAATATGGAAAGGTATGGTTGGTATATTTTAATCAACTTTTTTCTCAAATAACCTGTTTCGTGAGACTGTATGGTATTTACCAAATCTTCAGTTAAGTTTTCTTTTTAATTTTTTTAGATAAAGGGTTGGGTAGAATAAACCTTCCCACGTATTAATAGTAAATAGGTAAGGTGATTAAAGTTA
Coding sequences within:
- a CDS encoding RsmB/NOP family class I SAM-dependent RNA methyltransferase; this translates as MRLHRNLCFAVIDGLHLIFNEGEYADKVIQQLLKRDKRWGSRDRGFVAETVYSIVRYQRLYAEIANVKAPYHRDNLWRLFAVWATLKGIKLPDWKYFNDTPSRKIKGRFDELSKIRKYKESIPDWMDELGVKELGEAEWTKEIAKQNEQADVILRVNTLKTTKKDLQLKLQSEDIETEFLPHHPSALKLVERSNVFRTEAFKNGWFEVQDASSQLVADFLDVKSGMKVVDVCAGAGGKTLHLASLMENKGQIIAMDIYKSKLKKLKIRARRNSVHNIEMKVIDSTKPIKKLHGKADRLLIDAPCSGLGVLRRNPDAKWKLQPEFVESIKQTQQQVLEQYSKMVKSGGKMVYATCSILPSENQKQVEKFLTSEAGKEFTFIKDKKVLAYKSGFDGFYMALLEKK